One stretch of Eupeodes corollae chromosome 2, idEupCoro1.1, whole genome shotgun sequence DNA includes these proteins:
- the LOC129944494 gene encoding tektin-2, producing the protein MNSHLVTIREKSVPHIGLADWHSRVNKLRTVANSRRNDAFDIRHSSRTLRNETKIEADWSNYESNEALSGRIAEVNRWRTTIQRTFERIQHEVHLLKEESASTERELEAMSTPLTVVAECLTMRDSRLGSELTNDDADIELKKELELVESNHKLLRDQCHSAWEKLLRLEEIQKKIGIALENQAKAEAIDVAQLDLNKMSANISFKIDPTRHPKNSCTYQSWLQSTKDLKQMAENELSDTYSIRESLFVGREKARNILISQQDRTEHTIRKRIFQTQRARNELEWQKLKMQEEMKRMFNEIKNLEQSLRDKTDALKLAETRLENRTERMGIEKCLDEAYDKLCLEVTAIRTIRRSLEDRIEAARTNYNLLEEHEQKINVDMNNKQHSLMTDIKALDLRARLRVGEFAGTESGPSIQTERNIKLTKMEDEIPKN; encoded by the exons atgaATTCGCATCTTGTAACAATAAGGGAAAAATCCGTCCCGCATATTGGCTTAGCTGATTGGCATTCTCGGGTAAATAAATTGAGGACTGTTGCAAATTCACGTCGAAATGATGCTTTCGATATTCGTCATTCGTCGCGAACACTTcgcaatgaaacaaaaattgaagctgATTGGAGTAATTACGAAAGTAATGAAGCTCTCTCCGGAAG AATTGCTGAAGTTAATCGTTGGAGAACAACAATACAAAGAACATTTGAAAGAATCCAACATGAAGTTCATTTGCTAAAAGAAGAATCAGCTTCAACCGAGCGTGAATTGGAAGCAATGAGTACACCTCTAACTGTGGTTGCCGAATGTTTGACTATGCGTGATAGTCGACTTGGTTCTGAACTTACAAACGATGATGCTGATATTGAACTTAAAAAGGAACTGGAACTTGTTGAGAGTAATCATAAACTTCTTCGGGATCAGTGCCATTCTGCATGGGAGAAACTTTTACGTTTGGAAGAGATACAAAAAAAGATCGGTATAGCATTGGAAAATCAAGCCAAAGCAGAAGCAATTGATGTTGCTCAGTTGGATCTGAATAAAATGTCTgcgaatatttcttttaagatagatCCGACAAGACATCCAAAGAA TTCTTGTACTTATCAGTCTTGGCTCCAGTCAACCAAAGATCTTAAGCAAATGGCTGAAAATGAGTTATCGGACACGTATTCTATTCGAGAGTCATTGTTCGTGGGCCGTGAAAAGGCTAGAAATATCTTAATCTCCCAGCAGGATAGAACTGAGCATACAATTCGAAAGAGAATCTTTCAAACTCAGCGAGCTCGTAACGAGCTTGAATGGCAAAAACTAAAG atgCAAGAGGAAATGAAAAGAATGTTTAATGAGATAAAAAATCTCGAACAATCGCTTCGAGATAAAACCGATGCTTTGAAATTGGCTGAAACCAGACTTGAAAACAGAACTGAGCGTATGGGAATTGAAAAATGCTTAGATGAAGCATATGACAAGCTCTGCCTCGAAGTAACTGCAATACGAACAATTCGAAGAAGCCTTGAAGACCGAATTGAGGCTGCAAGAACTAATTATAATCTTCTAGAAGaacatgaacaaaaaataaatgttgatatgAATAATAAGCAACATTCTCTTATGACCGATATAAAAGCCTTAGATTTAAGAGCTCGTTTAAGAGTTGGTGAGTTTGCTGGAACTGAAAGTGGTCCATCTATTCAAACCGAAAggaatataaaattaacaaaaatggaaGATGAAATTCCAAAGAATTAG
- the LOC129944489 gene encoding protein arginine N-methyltransferase 7, translating into MRQLFKLLTNFPNPRAMSLFTQILNPITGKSEWESQTEDYDYHQEVARAAFADMLHDTERNQKYYAALKKTIQYLHNSGKEAHVLDIGTGTGILSMMAVKSGADTVTACEAFMPMAHCAEKIMSANGMGERIKLIKKRSTEIEVGEGKDMFRRANVLVTEVLDTELIGEGAIGIYNHAHKHLLTEDCILIPSRATVFAQVVQSPLAVAWNRTKIIANLDGNILLESPDSISNCKGEAGVHDMQLSQLPMSQMRPISKPIPIFDFNFRDPKGMAAHRNNNLTIKSDCQGSADMVLFWWSIDMDVEGEIVLSCAPYWAHPDFSKLSTNKDSKVPLQNIIPWRDHWMQAVYYIPKPLNLQSEQEFILSANHDEYSFWFDAWLAGEEERKVKRHACSCSLHMTYSRSRIGQMNQSIRNKKYLKFLEETIDKSSVVLSISDGSLLGLASAKLGAKSVICFEPHRFSKTLIDSFIKQNKLESVTIVGKLDELQNLDQITHIFAEPYFITSILPWDGFYFGTLLSKIRDQLNENVKICPHSAKIYAVPVEFIDLQKIRAPLGICEGFDLSIFDKMVDTSSLLADAVVEAQPLWEYPCRALAKEIELLSVSFENFNEDKSCSGIIDIEENGSCNGIALWVDWNIDGSNNPRSIVTTGPTQPITVGDYVQWDMFVRQGVHLIPEPNKVDKHVSKVEWSVEFRPVSGEIKFNFKNI; encoded by the exons ATGCGGCAACTTTTTAAACTACTCACGAATTTCCCTAATCCTCGTGCCATGAGCTTGTTTACACAAATTCTCAATCCCATAACTGGTAAATCAGAATGGGAGTCCCAGACAGAGGACTACGATTATCACCAAGAGGTTGCCAGAGCCGCTTTTGCCGACATGCTCCACGATACGGAAcgtaatcaaaaatattatgccGCCTTAAAGAAGACCATCCAGTATCTTCATAATTCTGGAAAGGAAGCACATGTCCTTGACATTGGAACAGGAACTGGTATACTCTCGATGATGGCAGTTAAATCTGGAGCTGACACTGTCACAGCTTGTGAAGCCTTCATGCCGATGGCACACTGTGCTGAAAAGATCATGTCTGCCAATGGAATGGGTGAGAGAATTAAATTGATTAAGAAACGTTCAACGGAAATCGAAGTAGGCGAGGGAAAGGACATGTTTCGAAGAGCTAATGTCTTGGTCACAGAGGTTCTTGACACAGAACTAATTGGCGAAGGAGCAATTGGTATTTACAACCATGCCCACAAGCATTTACTTACAGAAGACTGCATTCTGATACCTTCTAGGGCGACAGTGTTTGCTCAGGTTGTTCAAAGCCCTCTTGCAGTTGCTTGGAATCGTACTAAAATAATTGCTAATCTGGATGGCAACATACTCCTAGAGAGTCCCGATTCCATAAGCAACTGCAAGGGTGAAGCTGGAGTCCATGACATGCAGTTGAGCCAGTTGCCGATGAGTCAAATGCGTCCAATTAGCAAGCCAATTCCAATCTTCGATTTTAATTTCAGAGATCCTAAGGGCATGGCAGCTCACAGAAATAATAACTTGACGATCAAATCCGACTGCCAAGGATCTGCTGATATGGTCCTCTTCTGGTGGTCAATCGATATGGATGTCGAAGGGGAAATCGTACTCAGCTGTGCTCCCTACTGGGCACATcctgatttttcaaaactatccaCCAACAAGGATTCGAAGGTTccattgcaaaatattattcCTTGGCGAGATCACTGGATGCAGGCCGTCTATTACATTCCTAAACCTTTGAACTTGCAATCCGAGCAGGAGTTCATTCTTAGTGCGAATCATGATGAATACTCGTTTTGGTTCGATGCCTGGCTAGCTGGAGAGGAGGAGCGAAAAGTGAAGCGACATGCATGTTCTTGCAGTCTGCACATGACATACTCTAGAAGTCGCATTGGACAAATGAACCAAAGTATTCGTaacaaaaaataccttaagttccTTGAGGAAACAATTGATAAGTCATCAGTTGTCTTGTCAATCTCAGATGGTTCGCTCCTGGGGTTGGCATCAGCAAAACTAGGAGCAAAGTCTGTCATTTGCTTCGAGCCACATCGATTCTCAAAGACGCTCATAGATTCATTCATCAAACAGAATAAATTAGAGAGTGTTACTATTGTTGGGAAATTGGACGAACTGCAAAACCTTGATCAAATCACCCACATTTTTGCAGAACCTTATTTCATTACGTCCATTCTTCCATGGGATGGCTTTTATTTTGGAACTTTACTTTCGAAGATCAGAGatcagttgaatgaaaatgtcaaaatttgcccTCATTCGGCCAAGATCTATGCCGTTCCAGTTGAATTTATTGACCTTCAGAAAATTCGAGCACCCCTCGGGATCTGTGAAGGTTTTGATTTATCAATTTTCGATAAGATGGTCGAT ACCTCGTCACTGCTCGCCGATGCTGTTGTTGAAGCTCAACCCCTATGGGAATATCCATGTCGAGCTCTGGCTAAAGAAATAGAACTTTTAAGTGTTTCGTTTGAGAACTTTAATGAAGACAAAAGCTGCTCTGGGATAATAGACATAGAAGA AAACGGTTCGTGCAATGGAATTGCCCTGTGGGTGGATTGGAATATCGATGGTAGCAACAATCCGAGGTCAATTGTGACAACAGGACCAACTCAACCTATAACAGTAGGGGACTATGTGCAGTGGGATATGTTTGTGCGACAAGGAGTTCATCTTATACCTGAACCGAATAAAGTTGACAAACATGTTAGTAAAGTCGAATGGAGTGTTGAGTTTCGTCCAGTTTCAggcgaaataaaatttaattttaagaacatttag